In Cytobacillus oceanisediminis, the following proteins share a genomic window:
- the rpoC gene encoding DNA-directed RNA polymerase subunit beta': MLDVNNFEYMKIGLASPDKIRSWSHGEVKKPETINYRTLKPEKDGLFCERIFGPTKDWECHCGKYKRVRYKGVVCDRCGVEVTRAKVRRERMGHIELAAPVSHIWYFKGIPSRMGLVLDMSPRALEEVIYFASYVVTDPGDTALEKKQLLSEKEYRAYREKYGNKFQASMGAESIKKLLSDIDLNKEVDTLKEELKTAQGQRRTRAIKRLEVLEAFRGSGNEPSWMILDVLPVIPPELRPMVQLDGGRFATSDLNDLYRRVINRNNRLKRLLDLGAPSIIVQNEKRMLQEAVDALIDNGRRGRPVTGPGNRPLKSLSHMLKGKQGRFRQNLLGKRVDYSGRSVIVVGPNLKMYQCGLPKEMALELFKPFVMKELVEKGLAHNIKSAKRKIERVQPEVWDVLESVIKEHPVLLNRAPTLHRLGIQAFEPTLVEGRAIRLHPLVCTAYNADFDGDQMAVHVPLSAEAQAEARLLMLAAQNILNPKDGKPVVTPSQDMVLGNYYLTLERAGAVGEGMIFKDTSEALLAYQNGYVHLHTRVAVHAGSLNNQTFTEEQNKKLLLTTVGKLIFNEILPETFPFINEPTKENLEIETPAKYFVEPATDVAAVIKEMPLVDPFKKKILGNIIAEVFKRFKITETSKMLDRMKNLGFRHSTKAGITVGVADIVVLREKQEIIQEAQGKVDNVMKQFRRGLITEDERYDRVISIWSAAKDNIQAKLMKSLDKSNPIFMMSDSGARGNASNFTQLAGMRGLMANPAGRIIELPIKSSFREGLTVLEYFISTHGARKGLADTALKTADSGYLTRRLVDVAQDVIVRDDDCGTDRGLLIASLKDGTEVIEALEERLIGRYARRNIKHPETKEVIVPENGLITEDIATEIVSSGIEEVWIRSAFTCNTRHGVCKKCYGRNLATGQEVEVGEAVGIIAAQSIGEPGTQLTMRTFHTGGVAGDDITQGLPRIQEIFEARNPKGQAVISEIDGVVVGINEGRDRQHEIVVQGEVESKTYTAPYTARLKVAVNDEVVRGQELTEGSIDPKELIKVKDVTAVQEYLLREVQKVYRMQGVEIGDKHIEVMVRQMLRKVRVIDAAETDVLPGTLLDIHQFTDANEKALLAGKMPATGRPVLLGITKASLETDSFLSAASFQETTRVLTDAAIKGKRDELLGLKENVIIGKLVPAGTGMQRYRRAEPYTNEETAEDTVTVE, translated from the coding sequence TTGCTAGATGTAAACAATTTCGAGTATATGAAAATAGGTCTTGCTTCACCGGATAAGATACGCTCTTGGTCACATGGTGAGGTTAAGAAGCCTGAAACGATCAACTATCGTACATTAAAACCAGAAAAGGACGGTCTATTCTGCGAACGCATTTTCGGACCGACGAAAGACTGGGAATGTCACTGCGGAAAGTATAAGCGTGTTCGATACAAAGGCGTTGTCTGTGATCGATGCGGCGTTGAAGTAACACGTGCAAAAGTGCGCCGTGAAAGAATGGGCCACATTGAACTTGCAGCCCCTGTATCCCACATTTGGTACTTCAAAGGCATCCCAAGCCGTATGGGTCTTGTGCTGGACATGTCTCCGCGTGCACTTGAGGAAGTTATTTACTTCGCTTCTTATGTTGTAACGGATCCAGGCGATACGGCTCTTGAAAAGAAGCAGCTGCTTTCTGAAAAAGAATACCGTGCATACCGCGAAAAGTACGGAAACAAGTTCCAGGCATCCATGGGTGCTGAATCCATTAAGAAACTTCTTTCTGACATAGACCTCAACAAAGAAGTAGATACCCTTAAAGAGGAACTGAAAACTGCCCAGGGCCAGCGACGCACTCGTGCAATCAAGCGCCTGGAAGTTCTTGAAGCTTTCCGTGGCTCAGGAAATGAACCATCTTGGATGATTCTGGATGTTCTTCCGGTTATTCCTCCGGAGCTTCGCCCGATGGTACAGCTGGATGGCGGACGTTTTGCCACTTCCGACTTAAATGATCTGTACCGCCGTGTAATCAACCGCAACAACCGCTTAAAGCGTTTATTGGACCTTGGTGCTCCAAGCATTATCGTTCAAAACGAAAAGCGCATGCTTCAGGAAGCTGTAGATGCGCTAATCGATAACGGCCGCCGCGGAAGACCGGTAACAGGACCAGGAAACCGTCCATTAAAATCACTGTCTCATATGCTTAAAGGGAAACAGGGCCGTTTCCGCCAAAACTTGCTTGGTAAGCGTGTTGACTATTCCGGACGTTCGGTTATCGTCGTAGGACCAAACTTAAAAATGTACCAGTGCGGACTTCCAAAAGAAATGGCATTGGAATTATTCAAGCCATTCGTTATGAAGGAATTGGTGGAAAAGGGCTTAGCTCACAACATCAAGTCTGCAAAACGCAAGATCGAAAGAGTGCAGCCGGAAGTTTGGGATGTTCTTGAAAGTGTTATTAAAGAGCACCCTGTATTGCTAAACCGTGCCCCAACTCTACACAGACTCGGTATTCAGGCATTCGAACCGACATTGGTGGAAGGACGCGCTATTCGTCTTCACCCGCTTGTATGTACTGCTTACAATGCAGACTTTGACGGTGACCAAATGGCTGTTCACGTACCTCTTTCAGCAGAAGCACAGGCAGAAGCCCGCTTGCTGATGCTGGCAGCACAGAACATCCTGAACCCGAAAGACGGTAAGCCAGTTGTTACTCCTTCACAGGATATGGTATTAGGTAACTACTACCTGACCCTTGAAAGAGCGGGCGCTGTTGGCGAAGGCATGATTTTTAAAGATACAAGCGAAGCACTGCTTGCCTATCAGAATGGCTATGTGCACTTGCATACAAGAGTAGCTGTCCATGCTGGATCCTTAAATAATCAGACGTTTACTGAAGAACAAAATAAAAAGCTTTTATTAACTACGGTTGGTAAGCTTATTTTCAACGAAATTCTGCCTGAGACATTCCCGTTTATTAACGAGCCTACAAAAGAAAACCTTGAGATTGAAACTCCTGCGAAATATTTTGTAGAGCCTGCTACTGATGTAGCTGCTGTTATCAAGGAAATGCCTCTAGTAGATCCGTTTAAGAAAAAAATCCTTGGAAACATCATTGCGGAAGTCTTTAAACGCTTCAAAATCACTGAAACGTCCAAAATGCTTGACCGCATGAAAAACCTTGGATTCAGGCACTCCACAAAAGCCGGTATCACAGTCGGTGTTGCTGATATCGTAGTATTAAGGGAGAAGCAGGAAATTATCCAGGAAGCACAGGGCAAGGTTGATAATGTCATGAAACAGTTCAGACGCGGTCTTATTACCGAAGACGAGCGTTATGATCGTGTTATTTCAATCTGGAGTGCAGCGAAAGATAATATCCAGGCAAAATTGATGAAGTCATTGGATAAATCCAACCCAATCTTCATGATGAGTGACTCCGGTGCCCGTGGTAACGCGTCCAACTTCACTCAGTTAGCTGGTATGCGCGGACTCATGGCCAACCCGGCTGGACGCATCATTGAATTGCCGATTAAATCAAGTTTCCGTGAAGGCTTAACAGTACTCGAGTACTTTATTTCTACACACGGTGCCCGTAAAGGTCTTGCTGATACAGCTCTTAAAACGGCTGACTCGGGTTACCTGACTCGCCGCCTTGTTGACGTTGCGCAGGATGTCATTGTTCGTGATGATGATTGCGGAACTGACCGCGGATTGCTGATCGCATCCCTTAAAGATGGTACTGAAGTCATTGAAGCGCTGGAAGAGCGTCTGATTGGCCGTTATGCAAGAAGAAATATCAAACACCCTGAAACAAAAGAAGTGATTGTACCTGAAAATGGCCTGATCACTGAAGATATCGCCACTGAGATTGTCTCATCCGGCATTGAAGAAGTGTGGATCCGTTCTGCATTCACTTGTAACACACGTCATGGTGTATGCAAGAAATGCTACGGCCGTAACTTAGCTACTGGTCAAGAGGTTGAAGTTGGTGAAGCAGTAGGTATCATCGCTGCCCAGTCCATCGGTGAACCAGGTACACAGTTAACGATGCGTACGTTCCATACCGGTGGGGTAGCAGGAGATGATATCACTCAAGGTTTACCGCGTATCCAGGAAATTTTCGAAGCGCGTAACCCTAAAGGCCAGGCGGTTATTTCTGAAATTGACGGTGTGGTAGTTGGCATCAATGAAGGCCGCGACCGTCAGCATGAAATTGTTGTTCAGGGTGAAGTGGAGTCCAAGACTTATACAGCACCTTATACAGCCCGCTTAAAAGTAGCTGTAAACGACGAAGTAGTGCGTGGACAGGAACTAACTGAAGGTTCTATTGACCCTAAAGAGTTAATTAAAGTGAAAGATGTAACAGCTGTTCAAGAATACTTGCTGCGTGAAGTTCAGAAGGTATACCGCATGCAGGGTGTTGAAATTGGCGATAAGCACATCGAGGTAATGGTCCGCCAGATGCTTCGTAAAGTGCGTGTAATTGATGCGGCAGAAACAGATGTACTTCCAGGTACTCTGCTTGATATCCATCAATTTACGGATGCCAATGAGAAAGCCCTTCTTGCTGGAAAAATGCCTGCAACAGGACGTCCGGTTCTGCTTGGTATCACAAAAGCATCTCTTGAAACAGATTCATTCTTATCAGCAGCATCCTTCCAGGAGACGACAAGAGTTCTTACCGATGCTGCGATTAAAGGCAAGCGCGATGAGCTTCTTGGCCTAAAAGAGAATGTAATTATTGGTAAACTTGTCCCAGCCGGAACAGGTATGCAGCGATACAGAAGGGCAGAGCCTTATACAAACGAGGAAACTGCTGAAGATACTGTTACTGTAGAATAA
- a CDS encoding 50S ribosomal protein L7ae-like protein: protein MSYDKVLQAKSFIVGTKQTVKALKLGTIDEVVVASDADPRVTAKVVSTANQMNVPIVYVDSMKKLGKACGIEVGAAAVAISF from the coding sequence ATGTCTTATGATAAAGTATTGCAGGCAAAAAGTTTTATTGTAGGAACAAAGCAAACAGTCAAAGCTCTTAAACTGGGAACCATCGATGAAGTCGTAGTCGCCAGTGATGCTGATCCTAGGGTTACAGCTAAAGTGGTTAGTACAGCGAATCAGATGAACGTTCCGATTGTGTATGTGGATTCGATGAAAAAGCTCGGTAAAGCATGCGGAATCGAAGTTGGGGCAGCAGCTGTTGCCATATCTTTTTAA